From one Leptospira stimsonii genomic stretch:
- a CDS encoding ABC transporter permease gives MLKNLPILWILVRRDYALQFAGSALGISWMLVQNLSIILIYTIVFLFLHLKGNPESAVDFIGYAFSGLLFWVPLQEYMIRGTSILTENRQLIKRSPLGPEIFLWIPFVQMLIHFLVTAIPVLVVLGIFGKLNVFLFPLSILVISTVGILLSFVQGYLARANVILRDITPLIRLISQFFFWSLPILYLSSGFLHSVNVWNPLNFPLEVFRSVLLNDFVPVFHWKEFLPYLILFPSIGIFSRSKFHSVILDHL, from the coding sequence CAATTTGCCGGAAGCGCTCTCGGAATTTCCTGGATGCTCGTCCAGAATCTCAGCATCATTCTCATTTATACGATCGTATTCTTATTCTTACATCTCAAGGGGAATCCGGAATCCGCGGTTGATTTTATCGGCTACGCGTTTAGCGGACTTCTTTTTTGGGTTCCTCTTCAGGAATATATGATCCGAGGAACCTCCATTCTTACCGAAAATCGGCAGTTGATCAAAAGATCCCCTTTGGGTCCGGAGATATTTCTCTGGATTCCCTTTGTTCAGATGCTCATTCATTTTTTGGTGACGGCGATTCCGGTTCTGGTCGTTCTCGGTATATTCGGAAAATTGAATGTATTTTTGTTTCCTCTTTCGATTCTTGTGATTTCCACGGTCGGAATTCTTTTGTCTTTTGTGCAGGGTTATTTGGCGCGAGCGAACGTGATTCTTCGGGACATTACTCCTTTGATTCGACTGATTTCCCAATTCTTCTTTTGGTCTTTGCCGATCCTTTATTTGTCTTCCGGTTTTTTACATTCGGTCAACGTCTGGAATCCTCTCAACTTTCCCCTGGAAGTTTTTCGTTCCGTTTTGTTAAACGACTTCGTTCCGGTTTTTCATTGGAAGGAATTCCTTCCTTATCTGATTCTATTTCCTTCGATCGGAATTTTCTCCCGTTCTAAATTTCATTCGGTGATCCTGGACCATCTTTGA